One genomic segment of Hevea brasiliensis isolate MT/VB/25A 57/8 chromosome 3, ASM3005281v1, whole genome shotgun sequence includes these proteins:
- the LOC110654998 gene encoding dirigent protein 17 produces the protein MDNTSKKPESESLPTGVFELLGEPAIFINGLPEICPDDSSVVLSSTVSDAESQRNTSLAAEFLENAVFGEWLEGREVQKLFGGQYYTGTVAQFDKETGWYRVVYEDGDFEDLDWHELEDVLLPLDITVPLKSLALKIIKKGQKTIYTPGQSVTGCKIGKTKSAGSKGNEDRGA, from the coding sequence ATGGATAACACCAGCAAAAAGCCAGAATCAGAGTCTTTACCAACCGGTGTTTTTGAGTTGCTAGGGGAACCTGCCATTTTTATCAATGGGTTGCCAGAAATCTGTCCAGATGACAGTTCTGTTGTTCTCTCAAGCACTGTGAGTGATGCAGAATCACAAAGAAACACAAGTCTAGCTGCAGAATTTCTTGAAAATGCTGTTTTTGGTGAATGGTTGGAAGGAAGGGAAGTTCAAAAGTTGTTTGGAGGCCAATACTATACTGGTACTGTGGCTCAGTTTGACAAGGAAACTGGCTGGTACAGAGTGGTGTATGAAGATGGTGACTTCGAAGATCTTGACTGGCATGAGTTGGAAGATGTCCTTTTGCCTCTGGATATTACAGTTCCACTAAAATCATTGGCGCTGAAAATCATAAAGAAGGGCCAGAAAACCATTTACACTCCTGGGCAAAGTGTGACTGGATGCAAAATTGGCAAGACTAAAAGTGCAGGAAGTAAAGGGAACGAAGATAGGGGCGCATAA
- the LOC110654997 gene encoding pentatricopeptide repeat-containing protein At2g37310, which produces MKIISNTLDSQVHRFLSSSAVLDCALFGRLLQHFTEHRLPLQAKQLHARLILFSVTPRNYLASKLVTLYAKTNDLTDARSVFDRIPHKNTFSYNAMLISYSLHNRHADALKLFSSLACSSSLNARPDNVSITTLLKSLSGLLFIDVKLGKEVHGFVLRQGFDADVFVENALVTFYSTCDELVLARRVFDNVRERDVVTWNSMIAGYSQGGLYEECKRLYREMVDFSGFRPNGITVVSVLQACGQTMDLVFGMEVHRYLVDNQVEMDISVCNALIGFYAKCGSLDYARELFELMSEKDEVTYGAIISGFMLHGHVDQSLDFFRGMKTQLLSTWNVVISGLVQNKQYEKALDLVREMQVLGFQPNAVTLSSILPALSCSSSLKGGKEMHAYAVKNGYDDNIYVATAIVDMYAKLGYLGGAQRMFDQSKSRSLIIWTAIISAYAVHGDANLALGLFHEMLNGGIHPDLVTFTAVLTACAHCGMVDGAFEIFEAMFKKYGIQPLAEHYACVVVALSRAGRLSEAKEFVSKMPIEPNAKVWGALLHGASVSGDVELGKFICDHLLEIEPENTGTYVIMANLYSQAGKWKEADEVRERMNKVGLKKIAGSSWIETSKGIQGFIAMDRSSEDAEKIYIILEGLLGMMREEGKVLQYELDEESIYG; this is translated from the coding sequence ATGAAGATTATATCAAACACCTTGGACAGCCAAGTCCACCGTTTTCTGAGCTCTTCCGCTGTGCTCGACTGTGCCTTGTTCGGTCGTCTCCTCCAGCACTTCACCGAACACCGTCTTCCTCTTCAAGCGAAGCAACTACACGCGCGGCTCATCCTCTTCTCCGTCACGCCAAGAAACTACCTTGCTTCCAAACTTGTTACTCTATACGCCAAAACCAACGACCTAACCGACGCCCGTTCCGTGTTCGATCGAATTCCCCATAAGAACACCTTTTCTTATAATGCCATGCTCATATCTTATTCCCTCCATAACCGCCACGCAGACGCATTGAAGCTTTTCTCGTCGTTAGCCTGTTCGAGTTCATTGAATGCGAGGCCTGACAATGTCTCCATTACTACTTTGTTAAAGTCACTGTCTGGTTTGTTGTTTATTGATGTTAAATTGGGTAAGGAGGTTCATGGTTTTGTTCTGAGACAGGGGTTCGATGCTGATGTTTTCGTCGAGAATGCTTTGGTTACGTTTTATTCGACTTGTGATGAATTGGTTTTAGCGAGAAGGGTGTTTGATAATGTGAGGGAGAGAGATGTGGTGACGTGGAATTCGATGATTGCGGGTTATTCTCAGGGAGGGCTCTATGAGGAATGTAAAAGATTGTATAGGGAAATGGTTGATTTTTCGGGTTTTAGGCCTAACGGGATCACTGTGGTCAGTGTCTTGCAAGCATGCGGGCAAACAATGGACCTTGTTTTTGGAATGGAAGTTCATAGGTATCTTGTTGATAATCAGGTTGAAATGGATATTTCCGTTTGTAATGCTTTGATTGGATTTTATGCAAAATGTGGGAGCTTGGATTATGCTAGAGAATTGTTTGAATTGATGAGTGAAAAGGATGAAGTTACTTATGGTGCTATTATATCCGGATTCATGCTTCATGGGCATGTTGATCAAAGTCTGGATTTTTTTAGAGGAATGAAAACTCAACTGTTAAGTACATGGAACGTAGTTATTTCAGGTTTGGTACAAAATAAGCAGTATGAGAAGGCATTAGATTTGGTTAGAGAAATGCAGGTACTTGGTTTTCAACCAAATGCTGTAACACTTTCGAGCATACTTCCTGCCTTATCATGTTCTTCAAGTTTGAAAGGAGGGAAAGAGATGCACGCTTATGCTGTTAAAAATGGTTATGACGACAATATCTATGTTGCAACTGCAATTGTTGATATGTATGCAAAGTTAGGATATCTTGGTGGGGCACAGAGGATGTTTGATCAATCAAAAAGTAGGAGCTTGATTATTTGGACTGCAATAATCTCAGCATATGCTGTCCATGGAGATGCTAATTTGGCTCTTGGTCTTTTTCATGAGATGTTGAATGGTGGAATTCACCCTGATCTAGTCACATTTACTGCAGTGTTGACAGCTTGTGCTCATTGCGGAATGGTGGATGGAGCTTTCGAGATCTTTGAGGCTATGTTTAAGAAATATGGCATTCAGCCTTTGGCAGAGCATTATGCTTGCGTGGTAGTTGCTCTAAGCAGGGCAGGGAGGCTCTCTGAAGCTAAGGAGTTTGTTTCTAAAATGCCAATAGAGCCAAATGCGAAAGTTTGGGGCGCATTACTGCATGGAGCTTCTGTTTCTGGTGATGTTGAACTTGGCAAGTTCATTTGTGATCATTTGCTTGAAATTGAACCAGAAAATACCGGCACTTATGTCATCATGGCCAATTTGTATTCCCAGGCAGGGAAATGGAAAGAAGCTGATGAGGTCAGAGAAAGGATGAATAAAGTTGGCTTAAAGAAGATAGCAGGCAGTAGTTGGATAGAAACTAGTAAAGGAATACAAGGTTTTATTGCTATGGACAGATCTAGCGAAGATgctgaaaaaatatatataatattggaAGGGTTGCTTGGGAtgatgagagaagaagggaaAGTTTTGCAGTATGAGCTTGATGAGGAGAGTATTTATGGTTAA
- the LOC110654999 gene encoding E3 ubiquitin-protein ligase SGR9, amyloplastic, whose product MELQEETTIIAALSTLTPPQLSDLTHSILSQSLYHHHRLSSLLSSPSSFSLTLHLLRSLSLPHKTLLIAKHLLSSLHQLTRHFHPPPLPPHPSATIKHRDLDAALLLLLLCDVHQYNPEILKSPRTEWMGILSKRYSDAMLMQSGIGVHYGGVVLPFVEMIIRCWRLVALMGGCGRKEGREVAAAPSAVVALPTVEVRRGGGGECVVCREEMREGRDVCELPCEHLFHWMCILPWLKKRNTCPCCRFQLPSEDALGEIQRLWSVLIKKGGGSLNGERVSAESRVTR is encoded by the coding sequence ATGGAACTGCAAGAAGAAACCACCATCATAGCTGCTCTCTCTACTCTCACTCCTCCCCAGCTTTCAGATCTCACCCACTCCATCCTCTCTCAATCTCTCTACCATCACCAccgtctctcctctctcctctcctctccCTCCTCCTTCTCCCTCACCCTCCACCTTCTCCGCTCCCTTTCCCTCCCTCACAAAACCCTCCTCATTGCCAAGCATCTCCTCTCCTCCCTCCACCAACTCACCCGTCACTTCCACCCACCTCCACTTCCTCCGCATCCCTCCGCCACCATCAAACACAGAGACCTTGACGCAGCACTACTCCTCCTACTCCTTTGTGACGTCCATCAATATAACCCTGAAATACTCAAAAGCCCACGTACTGAATGGATGGGAATTTTAAGCAAACGCTACTCTGATGCCATGTTAATGCAGTCTGGCATTGGGGTGCATTATGGAGGCGTCGTTTTACCTTTCGTTGAGATGATAATAAGGTGTTGGAGGTTAGTGGctttaatgggtggttgtggaaggAAGGAGGGGAGAGAGGTGGCAGCAGCACCATCAGCTGTGGTGGCACTACCGACGGTGGAGGTGAGAAGAGGTGGTGGTGGGGAGTGTGTTGTATGTAGAGAAGAGATGAGAGAAGGGAGAGACGTGTGTGAGTTGCCATGCGAACACTTGTTTCATTGGATGTGCATTTTGCCATGGTTGAAGAAGAGGAATACTTGCCCGTGTTGCAGGTTTCAGCTTCCCTCCGAAGACGCGTTGGGAGAGATCCAACGGCTGTGGAGTGTTCTGATCAAGAAAGGAGGTGGGTCCCTTAATGGAGAACGTGTAAGCGCTGAAAGTAGAGTCACACGTTGA